From the genome of Brevundimonas sp. NIBR11:
CCCTTCTCCGGCCGCGAAGCTGGCCCTCGCGGTCGTGACCGAGCCTGAGCGCGCGCTTCCCGCGCCGGTCGGCGCCCGCGAAGAGGCGATGCGCACCCTGTTGCAGACGGCCGGAGACGCCGGCGTCGGCCTGATCGCCACTCGCCCGACCGGCGACGGCGAACGCATCCTGGGTCAATCCTGGCCCTTCCCCTCGCCCTTCAGCGTTTCGGTGCGGACCGTGGCCCTCGCCGAAGGTCTGGACCGGGTCGAGGCCCGCGCCCGGCGGTCTCTGGAGCGGATGGGTCTGCCGCGCGGCGATGTCCTCCTGTGCTCGGGCGCGAGCGACCTCGCCGGGGCCGAGGGTCGCGCGCTGTGGGACCGGATGTCGGCGCTGAAGGACAAGGGCCTCTACAAGCGCATCGGCTTCATGGCCACGATGGAGGACGGGCCCGTGCTGCTGGCGCGCCGGTTCCAGCCGGACGTCGTTCAGATGCCCTGCAACATCCTGGACCAGCGGCCGGTGACGGAAGGCGTGCTGTCGGAACTGGCCGGGATGGGCGTCGACGTCCACGTCTCGTCGGTGTTCGCGCGGGGTCTGTTGTTCACCAATCAGGAGAACCTGCCGGCCTATCTGGCCGAGCACGGGGTCGCCCTGTCGCGCACGCGCCGCCGTCTGGCCGAGGCGCGGATCGATCCGATGCAGGCGGCGCTGGCCTTCTGCCTCGGCCTGCCGCCGGCGGCTGCGGTCGTGGCCAGCGTCGCTTCGGCCGCCGAACTGCGCGCTGTCCT
Proteins encoded in this window:
- a CDS encoding aldo/keto reductase, whose product is MNPGVSPSPAAKLALAVVTEPERALPAPVGAREEAMRTLLQTAGDAGVGLIATRPTGDGERILGQSWPFPSPFSVSVRTVALAEGLDRVEARARRSLERMGLPRGDVLLCSGASDLAGAEGRALWDRMSALKDKGLYKRIGFMATMEDGPVLLARRFQPDVVQMPCNILDQRPVTEGVLSELAGMGVDVHVSSVFARGLLFTNQENLPAYLAEHGVALSRTRRRLAEARIDPMQAALAFCLGLPPAAAVVASVASAAELRAVLAAAHAPRPNLDWDALAFQEPAVLSAGYRQQVAA